Below is a window of Tolypothrix bouteillei VB521301 DNA.
TTTTACAGCAGAACTCAAGCGGTTGGTAACGCTTGATGATAACAGCTGATTGTATGGCAAAACTTGATGGTCTTGAGACGGTTCTTGATTTTCTCAAAGGTTACAGCCTAATGCGGATTTGGTTGAGGTAATTTTGGTGGGAAAGCGTAATGATGACGAAGTATATAAGCAAATGAAGCGTTTACTAGTCTGAGAGAATAACACTTAAGTTAGCGGTAAGAGGTAATGCCAAAGAAAATCAGAGAACTGAAGGCAATGGTAGCAAAAGTAGGATATGTTCTTCAACCAGGTCGAGGGAAAGGCAGTCATAGTTATTAGAAACATCCTTTGCTACCTGAAGAACCGCTAACTATCCCAGGAAAAGATGGAGATGATTCTCCGTTATATTTAGAAAGAAATATTCAACGAGTGCTGAAAAAGTTAGAAGAACTAGAAAAACTGGAAAACAAGGAAGGCGAAGAATGAGCTACCACTACAGCATGGTGATTCAATGGTCTCAAGAAGATCGACTTTTCTTAGTTCACTTGCCTGAGTTTCCCTGGCAGCAGTTTCATACACATGGTAGAACTTATGAAGAAGCAGCCAAAAATGGTCAGGAAGTGATTGAGGCTTTCGTTGAGATGCTGACTGAAGAAGATAAACCACTACCAGAACCTAGAATGCTTCCCACAAAGCCGTTGTTGATTGCTTAAGGTTCCACTCATAGCCAAATCACGCCAAAGAACGGGCGAGGACACCCATCCCACAAGATGGATAATTGATTTCTTGGAAATCCCCTAAATCGGTTTCATGCTTGCGACATTACCAACCAATGTAACCGTTTCACCAATTATCGACTACTCGCATTTACTTGATAGCTCAAATGATAATCTGATGATAATAATTAAACCTCGTTCCCAAGCTCTGCTTGAGAACGAGCAGTCAAGAGAAACTAGAGTTTTTACAGCACCAAGGAATCAGCCTTAGTTTCGATTAACTGTGCCAATTCTTGCAAGAATGCTGCAGCATGAGCACCGTAAATAATCCGATGGTCGGAAGTAATATTCACCTGCATTTGTTGTTTGATACCAAACAAACCGTCTTTTGTTGCAACGACTTGCGGGCGGGATGCGCCAATTGCCAAAATCGAACCCTGTCCGGGAGGCAAAATCGCGTCAAATTTATCGACACCAAACATTCCCAAGTTGGATACTGTGAAAGTTCCACTGTTATACTCTTCTGGTTGCAATTGTTTTGCTCTAGCACGATCCACCAAAGATTTCCAATTGCGTGACAGAGAATAAATATCCACAGAGTCGGCATTTTGTAAGACTGGTGTAATCAATCCTCCATCATCCATTGCGACTGCAACAGCAATGTTAATGCTGGAATGGTACACAATACCCTGTTCCGAGTAGCTGGCATTCAGTAGCGGATGTTTTTTTAATGTTACAGCCACGGCTTTTGCAAGCAGGGCTGTCATTGTTACGCCTTTAGACTTAATTTGTTTGTATAATTTGTCGAGGGCATCAGTGGTAATTGTGTAACCAACATGGAATACGGGTACCGCAAGGCTGGCTTCCATATTCCGCACCACAGCTTTTTGCAACGTTGTCAAAGGTGTGATTTGACCGGGAACGGCTGCAACAACTGGCGCGGGTACAGGCGCAGTGGGTCTTGCTGGTGTGGGTGCTGCTACAGTCGGTGTTGGTACTGATGGAATTTGTGTAACGGGGGTAACTTTTGTCGGTGGAGTACTAGATCTTCCCACCGCTGCTTCAACATCTTCAGCGACAATACGACCGTAGGGACCACTACCAGAAATACCACTTAAATCAACTTTGAGTTCCTTCGCTAACTTCCGGGCGCGAGGAGATGCAACAGTCCGTCCATTCTGGCGAGCAGGGCTGCCATTTTGTGATTCGGTTGCTCTTTCGGCAACACTCGTTGCCTCTGCAAGTTGTTTGCTGGATAAGGTAGCAGCTACAACTTCTTTGCTTTGAGTACCGGAAGATTGGGCTTGAGCAATGGCAGTTTCGATTTCAGCTTCGGTTTCTGCTAACAGGGCAATCGCTGCTCCTACGGGAGCGGCGTCACCAGCTTGCACTATGATATGAGCCAGATACCCTTCGTAAAAGGATTCCACATCCATATCAGCCTTATCTGACTCGACAACCACCACTGTTTCGCCTTTTTCCACTTTGTCACCTGGTGATTTTACCCAAGAGACGATCTTTCCCTCGGTCATGGTGGAACTAAGCGCCGGCATGAATACTTCGTGAATGCTCATAGGTGAGGTTTGGCGAGTTTAAACTAGCTTGTGCCAGATCGAATTGTAACTTGACCTCGGACGTGAGGAACTATATTAAGCCCAATATGTCTATTAATTTGTATTTCTCATCACGGCTGGGAAAAATCCCAATCTCTACTCAAAAGCTAGAAGAGGAATAGTGACACCTCAATTTAAAATTCAGAATTGACGACTAACTTGAGTTTAATTCACTTTAAATTTTATGTCGGCAAAGTTAAAATTGTTACTCATTGTGGTTTTCAGTATCTTTGCCACTGCTGCTACTGGCATCTACATTACCCAACGCCAGCCATCAGCAGCAGTTTCTAAAACGAGCAACGAGCAACCACAGCGTTTCGTTACCACTAGCCAACAGGGGATAGTAGGGCACCCCGAACGGGCTAATTATCAAGAAATTCCTTTAGAAAGTCTCAACTCATCCCTCAAAGGGAGTGACCCTACCGATCTTGCTCTCAATGCCTTCGAGCGAGACCTTGCATTACGCAAAGGAGCCAAAAAGATAGAGGTCTCTTACCCGCAACCGAATCGGGTACTGGTCACAATTACACAAACCAAGCAGGAAAACAATTCAGCCAAAACTGCCAAATACCGAGTTGAACTGACTACTTTTGGCCGATCGCTTTTTGTCAGTTCACCTCAGATGTGGCAAATTGTTTGGGCTGGTTCGCAAGAATGTTTTGCTAACAGTTCTCAGAAGAACTGCCATAGCTAATGGCTAATAGCTAATGGCTAATAGCTAATGGAAATAACAATTAGCTTTTTAGCGATTAACAATTAGCAATTAGCTTTTTAGCAATTAAATATCACCGCGAATTTCTTCGACAACTCCGTCACGCAAGACGACTTCAACTTGCAACTTGCTAATCAGGTTATCCCCTGGTTCCACGCGGAAAAAACCTTCCATTTGAAATTGGTTGACTTCCTGATCTAATTCTAAAAACTGGACCTGTTGGAGGTTTTGTAAACTCTGATTTTTCTGTTCTAAGAGCTCGCTCTTCTTTTGGTTAATCTGACCCTGAATATTATCGATTTGTTGCAGTGTCTGAGGACCGGGAGGTTGTAGACTCTGCTTTTGAATTTCGGCGACCGCTCTTTGTCCTTGAACGTCCAACTGTTGCAACTGCTGGTCAATTTGATTGATTTGGGTTTGCAGTTGCTGCTGAACTTCGTCTTTCCAAAGGGGGGTCACAATGGCTTTGACGTTGATAACGCGTTTTAGAAGCAATTGAGGTTTGGAGACATCCATAAATGTTTCACGTTCACTCTAGTCATTTTTACTGGGAATTATCAGGCAAACATCCCGTCAATAATATCGCGATAGTGTTCCATCACGACGTGTCGTTTCGTTTTTAGTGTTTGCGTCATCATTCCGTTTTCTGTTGAAAACGGTTCTAGAATCAGCTTGAATGGACCAATACGGTCATCAGCTCGGTAGCCAGGACGGTTTTGCACTTCCCGATTCAATTCTTGCCGAAATAAATCCTGAACCATTTTACTCTCTAGATCTACTTCCGCAGCCACTGTATTACTGAGGGTTTCGGCGGTGGCTTCTCCCGGTAGAGACAGAAGGAGATTTTGAGAATGTGCCCATTTCTGCAAGGTTTCTAGATTGGGAACAATCAAAGCACCGATACTGCGTTGGTCTTGTCCTACAAGCATAATTTGATCTATGTAGGGCGATCGCAAACAAGCATCTTCTATCGGTTGCGGCTCGATATTTTCTCCATTTGTTAATACGATAGTATCTTTGGCTCGTCCGGTGAGTACCAAATCATTTTGTGGTGTTAGCCAACCCAAATCCCCACTATCAAACCAACCTTCAGTATCTATTGCTTTGGCTGTGGCTTCAGGATTTTGATAGTAACCTTCCATCACTTGCGGTCCCCGCAGCAACACCAATCCTCTTTCCCCCGTAGGTAATGGCTTGCGAGTTTCTGGATCGACTATTTTTGTTTCTGTTCCGGGTATTGCTTGACCTGCTGAACCCCGTAAATTACGCCAAGGACGTCGCGCATGGGTTACGGGTGCAGTTTCTGTTAACCCGTAACCTACCAAAATTTCCACACCGATAATCTCAAAAAAGTCGTCGATATGCTTGGGTAGCGCACCACCACCGCTAATCATTTGCTTGATTTTACCTCCTGTTGCTTCCCTTACCTTGGAATAAACGATTCGTTCTCCTAGAGCATGAAGGGGATACAAAGCTGAAGCTTGGGCGCTGGCTGCTAGTTGCTCAAATCTTGAAGGTTTTAAATTTTCCAAATCTAACCCTTGAGCAATTCGCCTTGCTTTAATAAATTTTTCGCTGATTTCAAGAAAGAAATTAATCAGACGTTGCTTGTTCTCTGGTTGTTCGCGAAACTGTTTCTGCACTGCTTCATAAATCGATTCCCACAACCGGGGTACGCCGATTGTAAATCGGGGTTGGAATTTTTTTAAATCCCGTTTGATCGACCGGAGGTTGGTATAAACTTGCGTACAGCCCTGAGAAAGTAAAAAGTATTCGCCACTGCGTTCGTAACTGTGCCAGGTAGGCAAAATACTCAGTACAGTGTCCTCCGGTTGTGGTTGCACCACTGACCTCAGCACTAAAACTTGATGTAGTAAATTACCGTGAGTTAGCATTACCCCTTTCGGTTTACCTGTGGTTCCAGAGGTGTAAATTAAAGTTGCTAGAGTTTCCCTCGTTCGTTTTATGGGTGTGAGCGTATGCTTTGCTCCAATTTCCATCAATTGGGAAAAGTTCAAGACCTTCAAGTTGTTGTTGGCTGGTGGTGTTTCCTCTGTCAGCAAAACAATGAGTTGAATTGGTAACTCCAAAAGACGTGCTTGCAGCTTATTGAGTGTCTTTAGATCTTCAACCACTAGAGCCGTGCTGCCGCTATTTGCTATTATGTATAAAACTTCTTCCCGTTCTGCTTGGGAACTACGCACTGCATTAGCAGCCCCAGCGGTCATAATCCCTTGGTCTGCAATTAACCACCGGGGACAATTATCTGCAATCAGCGAGACGCGATCGCCTTCTTTCACACCCAATGCTTGCAAACCCGCAGCAAATTGTTGAATCTGTTGTGATAGTTGAGTATAAGTGATAACTTCTTCTGGTTGCGAGTGTGGGTTATGCAGGGCAACAGTACTACCAAATTCCTTTGCTGCCAACGGCCAAATTTCTGGTATTGACTCTATATTGGAATAATTAACGATGGAATTTAATGCCTGACGCTCTCGCTCGGTAATATTAAATAGGTAAGAAGAGTTCTCGTATTTTTTTGACATAGCACCTCATCCATAAAAAATCCATTGTACTTAACTACAGAATATACAGTGACCGATGAATCTCTGTACTTCAATGTAGGGGATTTGAACACTCAATTAATTGTCTTGTTTTTTCATATTCGATCCAAGCACAGCTTGAGAAGTTCTCAGTATTTACATTAATTTATTGTTATTATTAAGTAGTGTGAATAAATCTAAATAGATTGGATTTCGATTTCTTTAAAGATGCTGTTGGCGAATTATGGGTTTGACTTTCACGTCGTTCCCAGTCAAAAGCTTGGAACAAGAGACGAAAGATGGGAAAATGAAAGGTGTTAATACCATAGATAGGTTGTATTCTTCAAGAAGTTAGAAATTTCAAATCAATCATTCTTTCTATAGCAAGAGTCAGAAACTTCTATATTTAATTTATCTTATGTATGTAAAAAGAAATTTAAATTCTTATTTTAAGTCATAAGAGAAATTTTGCTTCACAATAGTATTTTATGGTCTCATAATAAAAAGGAACATTCCCTATGAGCTTAATAGATGGTTTGCTTCTAACTCTTGTGAATACAATCGCTTGTCTTGTTTTTCCGAAGCTAGTGTCTGTAATTCTTGTAAAGAAAACTAAATCCACTGCATCCACTCCAGCTAATGCAGCTGCAAATGGAACAAGTTCCGAAGTACCTAGTTTTTCTTAGGTATCTTAAAACAGTAAATTGTTCCATATGCGCCCAATAATTTCAATTCAACTAGTGACCGGATGCATTTGCTTCTTACCTATCGGTCACTGGTTCTTTAGCTTCCACAGTCTTCCTGGTTTCAAGGCTTCTACTAACTGACTTTGCTCTGGCTTGAGGGTTTTGATAAATTGACCGGAGGGTCGAAACACAAAAGGTTCTGTGTTTCCCGATAGTAGAGATTTGACATTTTCCAATTGCGGGGGTTGACTCAATAGCACCAGCGATACATCTTCTTTCAATAAATAGCTTAAAGAAATTAAGTCACCTGTATTTGTGAAATCATCGCCAATCTCGCTGATAACTTTTGGAGAAGACGAAGCGTTAACATATCGCGCAACTTCAGCGTTATGGTAGCTTAAGTCTTTGTTCCACCATGTATCAGAATAAGAACTGACCGTACAGGATGCGATCGCACCCGCACTCAGAAGTACCAGAATACCCCGCCACAGCTTGTGTCCTTGTAAAATCTGAGTCCCCAATAAGTATGCAACCGCGAGTTGTATTCCAGGGTAGCAAGAAATGAGGTAGCGGCTAACAGCAGAACGTTTTCCGCCTAATAGTAAATCTGGTAGAACCAATAGCAAGAAAGGTACAAAAATTGTAGTGATGATAAATAACCAAGTTGCTTTGGGAGTCCGACAGCAAACTTGATAAATTCCTACACCAGTAATGGCAATAACGATCGCTCTAGTTATGTAAGTCCAAACATTATCAAATCCAAAGTCTAAGTCTAGCAATAACGAACTAAAACTAAGAATCCAAAGTTTAACTAGGTAGAGAAACTCTACTTGAGCTTTAGTCCAATCTGTCGTAGCAGCCGCACGTTGGTAATTAGAGAGCAACACGACTATCCAAGGACTAAATAACACTAGAGAGCAGGCGATCGCAAGGAAAAATTGTCTAATACTTTTGTAGTCTACACGATAGAACTTCCTTTCTTCTGATGAAGAACTCTGAGGTGATTTCTGAAACGATACTTTTAGTAACAATACATAAACTGCGTGAGCAACAGTTGTTAACCCAAAAAAGGGATGAGTGTAAAAGCCCAGCGCACTAGATAAAGCGTACAGACCCCAATTGACTCGTGTTGGTAAGCGCAAAGCTTGTAGAAGTGTAAAACTACTACCAATAACAAGAGTTGTTAGCAAACTGTATTGTCTGGCTGTTTGAGCAAACAGTACATCAAAAGGGGATAGAGCCAACAGTACTGTTGCTAGTATTGCCACTATTGGTGAGGCAAAAAGTTCTAGACCTAAAGCATACATCAAAGGTAATCCTATCAAGCTAAATAGCACTGGTAAAACACGCGAAGCTGTTAAGGAACTACCAAAAATTTGCATCCAAAACCGGGCTATCAAAAAGTATAAGGGGGGATGCTGCGGGTCTTCAATTGCTAGAGATTTAATTGTGTCTTCTGCGGTACTTTCTAATTTAGGGCGTTGATACTTCTGCAAGTCTACAGCCCGAAGTATGCGATTTTGAAAAAGTTCTTTGTCAATTTCATCACGAGTGAAGCCAGCAGCCCTCATGGACGTATAAACTTCATCATGCCAGTAAACTTTCTTATGAAGATTAAAAAAGTGGAAGAAAACACCCACCACCAACATGGCGATCGCAAAAAACTTCAACCATTTTGGAGTTGTATGATTTGTCATACCATTAGATAGGCTTTAAACGTAGTAAATCTTGGTCAATCGTAGTAAAACTGTATTCATAACCATCGGAGCGATGAATAAGTTTAATATGTTGTTGGTCAATTGCAATCCGATGCCCGCTAATTAGTACCTCTACTCCTCTATTTGTAGGCGTTTTGACTCTAGCACGATAAATTCCCGCTAAAGTATGTTTGCGATCTTTGAGCAGATTACAAATCACATAATCACCAGCCCTGAGGTGAGTATATTTTTGATTTTTGGCTACTAACTTAACTTCTTTTTTACCAGTTACGGGATTCTTTTTGATGCTAGCGATTGCAGGAAAGCCACTGGCATTAACTCTTTGGACTTGTCTTGTCCCGTGTCCCTTACAGGTAACACGCAATGGTTGACAGATACGCAATTTAACAATTTGGTCTGTTCCTACACAAGCACTATCAATCCAGTGTGCTTTTGGCAATCCGCTTTGAATACGAATCATTTTAGTAGATGCACCGTTTCCACTGATTACTCTTAATCCGAAGTGTTGTGCCATTTGAAATATAGCTTTCCGGGTAGAGTTAACAGCAGCTGCATCACTTAATGATTCCTTTTGGTGTGCTTTAATTTTTTGGAGAATTTCGCCTTTGTTTTTGAGAAATTGCTCTACTGGCTTATTCCCTTTTTTCTGATTGCATTTTTCACAAGATAAAGTGAGATTTGAGAATCGGTCACTACCTCCCTTGCTACGTGCATTAATGTGCTCAATCTGTAAGGGGACATCCGTTTGACCGCAATACACACACTCTCTTCCCCAGTGTTCTAAGAGTGCTTCACGTAGAGTATAGCCGAATAACGTACCTTGCTGATATTCA
It encodes the following:
- a CDS encoding YlqD family protein; translation: MDVSKPQLLLKRVINVKAIVTPLWKDEVQQQLQTQINQIDQQLQQLDVQGQRAVAEIQKQSLQPPGPQTLQQIDNIQGQINQKKSELLEQKNQSLQNLQQVQFLELDQEVNQFQMEGFFRVEPGDNLISKLQVEVVLRDGVVEEIRGDI
- a CDS encoding dihydrolipoamide acetyltransferase family protein, producing MTEGKIVSWVKSPGDKVEKGETVVVVESDKADMDVESFYEGYLAHIIVQAGDAAPVGAAIALLAETEAEIETAIAQAQSSGTQSKEVVAATLSSKQLAEATSVAERATESQNGSPARQNGRTVASPRARKLAKELKVDLSGISGSGPYGRIVAEDVEAAVGRSSTPPTKVTPVTQIPSVPTPTVAAPTPARPTAPVPAPVVAAVPGQITPLTTLQKAVVRNMEASLAVPVFHVGYTITTDALDKLYKQIKSKGVTMTALLAKAVAVTLKKHPLLNASYSEQGIVYHSSINIAVAVAMDDGGLITPVLQNADSVDIYSLSRNWKSLVDRARAKQLQPEEYNSGTFTVSNLGMFGVDKFDAILPPGQGSILAIGASRPQVVATKDGLFGIKQQMQVNITSDHRIIYGAHAAAFLQELAQLIETKADSLVL
- a CDS encoding type II toxin-antitoxin system HicB family antitoxin, whose product is MSYHYSMVIQWSQEDRLFLVHLPEFPWQQFHTHGRTYEEAAKNGQEVIEAFVEMLTEEDKPLPEPRMLPTKPLLIA
- a CDS encoding glycosyltransferase family 39 protein → MTNHTTPKWLKFFAIAMLVVGVFFHFFNLHKKVYWHDEVYTSMRAAGFTRDEIDKELFQNRILRAVDLQKYQRPKLESTAEDTIKSLAIEDPQHPPLYFLIARFWMQIFGSSLTASRVLPVLFSLIGLPLMYALGLELFASPIVAILATVLLALSPFDVLFAQTARQYSLLTTLVIGSSFTLLQALRLPTRVNWGLYALSSALGFYTHPFFGLTTVAHAVYVLLLKVSFQKSPQSSSSEERKFYRVDYKSIRQFFLAIACSLVLFSPWIVVLLSNYQRAAATTDWTKAQVEFLYLVKLWILSFSSLLLDLDFGFDNVWTYITRAIVIAITGVGIYQVCCRTPKATWLFIITTIFVPFLLLVLPDLLLGGKRSAVSRYLISCYPGIQLAVAYLLGTQILQGHKLWRGILVLLSAGAIASCTVSSYSDTWWNKDLSYHNAEVARYVNASSSPKVISEIGDDFTNTGDLISLSYLLKEDVSLVLLSQPPQLENVKSLLSGNTEPFVFRPSGQFIKTLKPEQSQLVEALKPGRLWKLKNQ
- the iscB gene encoding RNA-guided endonuclease IscB; this translates as MMITNSVFVLNKNGLILKPTTPARARILQSVGKAKKLKLFPFTLILDKDVDENIEPYLEMRIDPGSRYTGICLVDLNKNEAVWAMELEHRGLAIKMEMITRASVRRARRSRRLRYRKKRFDRKKPDGWLAPSLRHRLLTTESWIKRLLKIAPIKSIAIESVKFDLQKMETPDIEGIEYQQGTLFGYTLREALLEHWGRECVYCGQTDVPLQIEHINARSKGGSDRFSNLTLSCEKCNQKKGNKPVEQFLKNKGEILQKIKAHQKESLSDAAAVNSTRKAIFQMAQHFGLRVISGNGASTKMIRIQSGLPKAHWIDSACVGTDQIVKLRICQPLRVTCKGHGTRQVQRVNASGFPAIASIKKNPVTGKKEVKLVAKNQKYTHLRAGDYVICNLLKDRKHTLAGIYRARVKTPTNRGVEVLISGHRIAIDQQHIKLIHRSDGYEYSFTTIDQDLLRLKPI
- a CDS encoding AMP-dependent synthetase/ligase is translated as MSKKYENSSYLFNITERERQALNSIVNYSNIESIPEIWPLAAKEFGSTVALHNPHSQPEEVITYTQLSQQIQQFAAGLQALGVKEGDRVSLIADNCPRWLIADQGIMTAGAANAVRSSQAEREEVLYIIANSGSTALVVEDLKTLNKLQARLLELPIQLIVLLTEETPPANNNLKVLNFSQLMEIGAKHTLTPIKRTRETLATLIYTSGTTGKPKGVMLTHGNLLHQVLVLRSVVQPQPEDTVLSILPTWHSYERSGEYFLLSQGCTQVYTNLRSIKRDLKKFQPRFTIGVPRLWESIYEAVQKQFREQPENKQRLINFFLEISEKFIKARRIAQGLDLENLKPSRFEQLAASAQASALYPLHALGERIVYSKVREATGGKIKQMISGGGALPKHIDDFFEIIGVEILVGYGLTETAPVTHARRPWRNLRGSAGQAIPGTETKIVDPETRKPLPTGERGLVLLRGPQVMEGYYQNPEATAKAIDTEGWFDSGDLGWLTPQNDLVLTGRAKDTIVLTNGENIEPQPIEDACLRSPYIDQIMLVGQDQRSIGALIVPNLETLQKWAHSQNLLLSLPGEATAETLSNTVAAEVDLESKMVQDLFRQELNREVQNRPGYRADDRIGPFKLILEPFSTENGMMTQTLKTKRHVVMEHYRDIIDGMFA